The genomic stretch ATAACCCTCCTTATCCAAgggggcacaagaattaaggaagggagtattatatggtaaagtatttGTGTGGGGGTAtgagattggagagagggaaggtattgtgtgattaaaataagtattgttgtggggtaagatgattaaaataagtattgttgtgggggtaagatgattaaaataagtattgttgtggggtaaggtgattaaaataagataaagtatgggtATTGtgaggtattgttgtggggtgatgtgattaaaataaatataaaagtttgacaaataaggaaatagggagagtattgtgaattgacgaaaaaggaaatagggagggttatttagaataggagggagtacttcaTCTATTCAGTTTTTATTGTCCTAATTTGAATAAAAGTCATATTTAAAAAAAATGGTAAAAGTCTGAAAGACCATAAATGCCCCTTGACCAATAAACTTaaatacaaaatataaccaaaatgtGAGAGCAGAAGTTATTTAACTATGCGTATAATAAGAGTTATACATGGCGGGAAATATTTAGAAATACTACAATTAATTTGGACTATAAAAATGGGAGGAGAATAAAAGTAGACTTGACAAAATTGACGCAACTTGAATGACCCGACCTGAATAACCCGACCCCAGACTTGAgcttgacccgaaacccgaattgacccgaaaTCCAAATTGACCCGATTCACTATAATCCGACCAGAATGTTTATTGTTACAAACTGATTATTATCCGTGAATAACTTGATAATTGttaacccgaaaatgacctgaaCCCGAAACAACCCGATCCAAACCTGACTCGAAgccaacaaatacaaaattaacCCGAACCGACCCGAACCGACCGGTTTACCCATTAACCATGTgtaaataaaagtaaaataaaaggaGTGTTAAAGATAAATTTAAGTAAAGTGAGAAAATCGGGCATCACAAATAGAGTTAGTAAAATACCTGAGACCTGAATTAAACTGGATTTGATCAAAATTTAGTGTACCAACGTGGAAAAGTAATTCATCATTTTTCCCGGTGCAAATTCAAATCACGCAATTAACCCAAAAATGTCTACTCCCTGTGCACGCCTTTTCAAAATAGGGAAAATCCATTATACGGCTCCAACTACGGCTGCTAAAACCCGAATTACACAAATCAATCACCCCATTACAGTCAAAGAGCTGCTAACTACAGTCGATCTCGATGAACTTGCCACCAAATTTAAGCAAAAGGCAATTGAATCGCATCGGTTTCGCAAACGGACCAACATTTACGACTACGTCTTTGCTCGCCTCGCCGGTGCCAATCGTCATTCTCTCGTTGAAGACATACTTGAAACTCACAAGTCGTTCGATGATATAACCAAAGAAGGATTTGCAGTCAGAATTATTTTCTTGTACGGAACCGCGGGCATGCTTGGTCATGCGCGCAaactgtttgatgaaatgcctcaACTAAATTGTGAGAGAACGATTTTGTCTTTCAATGCTCTTTTGAGAGCTGGGGTCAAATCCAAGAGGTTTAATGAGGTTTATGAGATTTTCAGGGAATACCGGTCGAAATTGTCGTTGAGTTTGAGTGTTATATCGTATAATACGGTTATTCATGCTCTTTGTGAGATGGGTTCTCTAAGTGAGGCGATGGAGATGCTTGATGAGTTGAAGAAAAATGGACTGCAGCCGAGTGTCATCACTTTTAATATTCTTCTCGAGGCATTTTATAGGAAGAGGGGTTTCTTGGGAGGGGAGCGACTTTGGACTATGATGGAGGAGGACAATGTATGTCGCGATATTCATAGTTATAACTTGACGCTTGAGGCTTTAGTTAATCAAGGGGAGCTTTCTACTGCCGTTATTTTGTTTGATGTATTAGTGGATGAAGGCTTAAAGCCTAATCCTATTACTTTCAATATCTTCATCAAGGGATACTATGATCAAGGAAATGTGAATGAGGGAATTAAGTGGTATAAGGCATTGCTTGAAAGCGAGAATGTTCCGAACAGAATGACATTTTCGACTCTTGTTCCTGAATTATGTCGTATTGGTGAATATGAATTGGCATTTGATTTGACCAAGAAAATGTTTAGGCGGCAGTTTGTGGTTGACGAGGCTATGTTGCAGCTTGTTGTTAATGAATTGGTGAAGAAATCGATGATCTTAGAAGCTGAAGAACTTGTTGAGCTCGGAAAAACTAATAATTTTGTTCAGTACAATTTGACTCTGTACCCGGAACAGGTTACTGCTACTGGGGCTGAGCAAAATTAGTAAGATGGTTAAGTTTGAAGATGGGGTTATGTATGGGGTTAAAATGGTGACTAGAGCGTTGGGTTGGCAGTTGGGTGGAGGATTGTGTTTGATGGTGGTGGGGTGAGTCG from Silene latifolia isolate original U9 population chromosome 2, ASM4854445v1, whole genome shotgun sequence encodes the following:
- the LOC141629351 gene encoding uncharacterized protein LOC141629351, translated to MSTPCARLFKIGKIHYTAPTTAAKTRITQINHPITVKELLTTVDLDELATKFKQKAIESHRFRKRTNIYDYVFARLAGANRHSLVEDILETHKSFDDITKEGFAVRIIFLYGTAGMLGHARKLFDEMPQLNCERTILSFNALLRAGVKSKRFNEVYEIFREYRSKLSLSLSVISYNTVIHALCEMGSLSEAMEMLDELKKNGLQPSVITFNILLEAFYRKRGFLGGERLWTMMEEDNVCRDIHSYNLTLEALVNQGELSTAVILFDVLVDEGLKPNPITFNIFIKGYYDQGNVNEGIKWYKALLESENVPNRMTFSTLVPELCRIGEYELAFDLTKKMFRRQFVVDEAMLQLVVNELVKKSMILEAEELVELGKTNNFVQYNLTLYPEQVTATGAEQN